The Thiorhodovibrio litoralis genome includes a window with the following:
- a CDS encoding carboxysome shell carbonic anhydrase: protein MTRRSANPSQRLHPLTDTRANDRLFDYESRVKDAFDRIVPVLKQVAALQCEARFEERAIDVIRAELGYELPAEEVEHAWVQGLDMRRLFALSVFKTYRRISDEFYADDPLGGRDTRDFDQFLQDCGFHLLDVTPCADGRLAHAISYVLRLPYAAVRRKSYAGSLFDVENTVQKWAETEMLRFREGRPNTADAPTRYLKTVMYHFSSVDPAHQGCAAHGSDDELAARSGLERLQAFQQAIENTYCCGASVDLLLIGLDTDTDAIRVHVPDHDSHIDLTRWVDAQKVYEITRGMAPEQARQHILELVRAHAAEQARVSNAEATTDGMLQLIARLIENNISQIDYVRGYHQGGYADIGHAERFIGAGIGFEEIQLRNLTYFAYLATVEEGAADMDVGIKIFSGLNVSRGLPVPVIVRYDYHGGVPGARERAVEHCERIAQALKARYPKLCADGLLHCLRAVRDCDAGAPIEVVGCSLQAPAAAAH, encoded by the coding sequence TTGACTCGCCGCTCAGCGAACCCCAGCCAGCGCTTGCATCCGCTGACGGATACGCGCGCCAACGACCGGCTATTCGACTACGAGTCGCGGGTCAAGGACGCCTTTGACCGCATCGTGCCGGTGCTCAAGCAGGTCGCGGCGCTGCAGTGCGAGGCGCGCTTCGAAGAGCGTGCGATCGACGTCATTCGCGCGGAGCTTGGCTACGAGCTGCCCGCCGAGGAAGTCGAACATGCCTGGGTGCAAGGCCTCGACATGCGCCGGTTGTTCGCGCTCTCGGTGTTCAAGACCTACCGTCGCATTAGTGATGAGTTTTACGCCGATGATCCGCTCGGCGGGCGCGACACGCGGGACTTCGATCAGTTTTTGCAGGACTGTGGCTTTCACCTGCTGGATGTCACGCCCTGCGCAGACGGGCGCCTGGCGCATGCCATCAGCTATGTGCTGCGCCTGCCCTATGCCGCAGTGCGGCGCAAGTCCTACGCGGGCTCGCTGTTCGACGTGGAAAATACGGTCCAGAAGTGGGCTGAGACGGAAATGTTGCGTTTTCGCGAAGGACGGCCGAACACCGCCGATGCGCCAACCCGCTATCTGAAGACGGTCATGTACCACTTCAGTTCGGTCGATCCGGCCCATCAGGGCTGCGCCGCGCACGGCTCGGATGATGAACTGGCTGCGCGTTCGGGCCTCGAGCGGCTGCAGGCCTTTCAGCAGGCCATCGAGAACACCTATTGCTGTGGTGCTTCGGTTGACCTGCTGCTGATCGGCTTGGACACCGACACCGATGCCATCCGGGTGCATGTGCCGGATCATGACAGTCACATCGATTTAACCCGTTGGGTCGATGCGCAAAAAGTTTATGAGATCACCCGCGGCATGGCGCCCGAGCAGGCGCGGCAGCACATTCTGGAGCTGGTGCGCGCTCATGCGGCAGAGCAAGCCCGGGTGAGCAATGCTGAAGCAACGACCGATGGAATGTTGCAGCTGATCGCGCGGCTGATTGAAAACAACATTTCGCAAATCGACTATGTGCGTGGCTACCACCAGGGTGGCTATGCGGATATCGGCCATGCCGAGCGCTTTATCGGTGCCGGCATTGGCTTTGAAGAAATTCAACTGCGCAATCTGACCTACTTCGCCTATCTGGCGACGGTCGAAGAAGGCGCGGCCGACATGGACGTGGGCATCAAGATTTTTTCCGGGCTCAATGTGAGTCGCGGGCTGCCGGTGCCGGTCATTGTGCGCTACGACTACCACGGAGGCGTGCCGGGTGCGCGCGAGCGCGCGGTGGAGCATTGCGAGCGCATCGCGCAGGCGCTGAAGGCGCGCTATCCAAAGCTGTGCGCCGATGGTCTGCTGCACTGCCTCCGCGCGGTGCGCGACTGCGACGCCGGTGCGCCCATCGAGGTGGTCGGCTGCTCGCTGCAAGCGCCCGCTGCGGCGGCGCACTGA